One stretch of Cervus canadensis isolate Bull #8, Minnesota chromosome 5, ASM1932006v1, whole genome shotgun sequence DNA includes these proteins:
- the EGR4 gene encoding early growth response protein 4 isoform X2, with translation MLHLSEFSGPDALLVKSTEGCCSEPSTDLTRLPARDPSAVAGYPGAGDFLSWALSSCGAGEYLTDSCLLEGPAPTPPPGLGYSGSFFIQAVPEHPHDPEALFNLMSGILGLTPFSGSEAAASRSPLDASFSAGSDALLPGPPDLFSPDLGAAAFPEAFWEASPSAGAPSQCLYETHLSPPDVKPGLRAPPASPALDTASAFKGPYSPWELLSAGAPGSCGSQGGYQAAPEARFPSMGAKIEDLLSISCPAELPSGPASRLYTMATYDAFPLAPGDLGEGAESLPGLLTPPSGEGGSSGEGGEFLDGTQPELSPLGLRSAAADFPKPLVADIPASSAVPEPSGPPPAPFPPAKARRKGRRGGKCSARCFCPRPHAKAFACPVESCVRSFARSDELNRHLRIHTGHKPFQCRICLRNFSRSDHLTTHVRTHTGEKPFACDVCGRRFARSDEKKRHSKVHLKQKARAEERLKGLGFYSLGLSFAAL, from the exons ATGCTCCACCTTAGCGAGTTTTCCGGCCCCGACGCGCTCCTAGTAAAGTCTACCGAGGGCTGCTGCTCTGAACCCAGTACCGACCTGACCCGGCTGCCCGCCAGGGACCCATCCGCAGTCGCCGGCTATCCGGGAG CAGGTGATTTCTTGAGCTGGGCCTTGAGCAGCTGTGGCGCCGGGGAGTACTTAACCGACTCCTGCCTCCTGGAGGGGCCTGCGCCCACGCCTCCCCCTGGCCTCGGCTACAGTGGTAGCTTCTTCATCCAGGCAGTACCCGAACACCCGCACGATCCAGAAGCACTCTTCAACCTCATGTCGGGCATCCTAGGCCTGACACCTTTCTCCGGCTCTGAGGCGGCAGCATCCCGGTCTCCTCTGGACGCCTCTTTTTCCGCAGGCTCCGACGCCTTGCTGCCAGGTCCACCAGACCTTTTCTCCCCTGATCTGGGCGCTGCCGCTTTCCCAGAGGCGTTCTGGGAGGCCTCGCCCTCGGCGGGCGCTCCCTCACAGTGCCTGTATGAGACTCATCTCTCCCCACCCGACGTCAAGCCAGGCCTCCGGGCTCCTCCGGCTTCCCCTGCGCTGGACACTGCCTCGGCCTTCAAAGGTCCGTACTCTCCATGGGAGCTGCTCTCAGCCGGGGCTCCAGGGAGCTGTGGGTCACAGGGAGGCTACCAGGCCGCCCCGGAGGCCCGTTTCCCCTCGATGGGGGCCAAGATTGAAGACCTGCTGTCCATCAGCTGCCCTGCGGAGCTGCCGAGTGGCCCTGCCAGCAGACTCTACACCATGGCGACCTACGATGCTTTCCCGCTGGCCCCGGGTGACTTAGGAGAAGGAGCCGAGAGCCTCCCGGGGCTCCTGACCCCTCCTagcggggagggagggagtagCGGCGAAGGCGGAGAGTTTCTAGATGGTACGCAGCCTGAGCTTTCCCCGCTGGGCCTTCGCAGCGCCGCGGCGGACTTCCCGAAACCTCTGGTGGCGGACATCCCCGCGAGCAGTGCTGTGCCTGAACCTTCTGGACCGCCGCCGGCCCCATTCCCCCCAGCCAAGGCGCGGCGCAAGGGCCGCCGGGGCGGCAAGTGCAGCGCACGCTGCTTCTGCCCTCGGCCGCATGCAAAGGCGTTTGCTTGCCCGGTGGAGAGCTGTGTGCGCAGTTTCGCGCGCTCCGACGAGCTCAACCGCCACCTGCGCATCCACACTGGCCACAAGCCCTTCCAGTGCCGCATCTGCCTCCGCAACTTCAGCCGCAGCGACCACCTTACCACACACGTGCGCAcgcacacgggcgagaagcccttTGCCTGCGACGTGTGCGGCCGCCGCTTCGCGCGCAGCGATGAGAAGAAACGGCACAGCAAGGTGCACCTCAAGCAGAAGGCGCGCGCCGAGGAGCGGCTCAAGGGCCTTGGCTTTTATTCGTTGGGCCTCTCCTTCGCAGCCCTGTGA
- the EGR4 gene encoding early growth response protein 4 isoform X1, which translates to MLHLSEFSGPDALLVKSTEGCCSEPSTDLTRLPARDPSAVAGYPGGDFLSWALSSCGAGEYLTDSCLLEGPAPTPPPGLGYSGSFFIQAVPEHPHDPEALFNLMSGILGLTPFSGSEAAASRSPLDASFSAGSDALLPGPPDLFSPDLGAAAFPEAFWEASPSAGAPSQCLYETHLSPPDVKPGLRAPPASPALDTASAFKGPYSPWELLSAGAPGSCGSQGGYQAAPEARFPSMGAKIEDLLSISCPAELPSGPASRLYTMATYDAFPLAPGDLGEGAESLPGLLTPPSGEGGSSGEGGEFLDGTQPELSPLGLRSAAADFPKPLVADIPASSAVPEPSGPPPAPFPPAKARRKGRRGGKCSARCFCPRPHAKAFACPVESCVRSFARSDELNRHLRIHTGHKPFQCRICLRNFSRSDHLTTHVRTHTGEKPFACDVCGRRFARSDEKKRHSKVHLKQKARAEERLKGLGFYSLGLSFAAL; encoded by the exons ATGCTCCACCTTAGCGAGTTTTCCGGCCCCGACGCGCTCCTAGTAAAGTCTACCGAGGGCTGCTGCTCTGAACCCAGTACCGACCTGACCCGGCTGCCCGCCAGGGACCCATCCGCAGTCGCCGGCTATCCGGGAG GTGATTTCTTGAGCTGGGCCTTGAGCAGCTGTGGCGCCGGGGAGTACTTAACCGACTCCTGCCTCCTGGAGGGGCCTGCGCCCACGCCTCCCCCTGGCCTCGGCTACAGTGGTAGCTTCTTCATCCAGGCAGTACCCGAACACCCGCACGATCCAGAAGCACTCTTCAACCTCATGTCGGGCATCCTAGGCCTGACACCTTTCTCCGGCTCTGAGGCGGCAGCATCCCGGTCTCCTCTGGACGCCTCTTTTTCCGCAGGCTCCGACGCCTTGCTGCCAGGTCCACCAGACCTTTTCTCCCCTGATCTGGGCGCTGCCGCTTTCCCAGAGGCGTTCTGGGAGGCCTCGCCCTCGGCGGGCGCTCCCTCACAGTGCCTGTATGAGACTCATCTCTCCCCACCCGACGTCAAGCCAGGCCTCCGGGCTCCTCCGGCTTCCCCTGCGCTGGACACTGCCTCGGCCTTCAAAGGTCCGTACTCTCCATGGGAGCTGCTCTCAGCCGGGGCTCCAGGGAGCTGTGGGTCACAGGGAGGCTACCAGGCCGCCCCGGAGGCCCGTTTCCCCTCGATGGGGGCCAAGATTGAAGACCTGCTGTCCATCAGCTGCCCTGCGGAGCTGCCGAGTGGCCCTGCCAGCAGACTCTACACCATGGCGACCTACGATGCTTTCCCGCTGGCCCCGGGTGACTTAGGAGAAGGAGCCGAGAGCCTCCCGGGGCTCCTGACCCCTCCTagcggggagggagggagtagCGGCGAAGGCGGAGAGTTTCTAGATGGTACGCAGCCTGAGCTTTCCCCGCTGGGCCTTCGCAGCGCCGCGGCGGACTTCCCGAAACCTCTGGTGGCGGACATCCCCGCGAGCAGTGCTGTGCCTGAACCTTCTGGACCGCCGCCGGCCCCATTCCCCCCAGCCAAGGCGCGGCGCAAGGGCCGCCGGGGCGGCAAGTGCAGCGCACGCTGCTTCTGCCCTCGGCCGCATGCAAAGGCGTTTGCTTGCCCGGTGGAGAGCTGTGTGCGCAGTTTCGCGCGCTCCGACGAGCTCAACCGCCACCTGCGCATCCACACTGGCCACAAGCCCTTCCAGTGCCGCATCTGCCTCCGCAACTTCAGCCGCAGCGACCACCTTACCACACACGTGCGCAcgcacacgggcgagaagcccttTGCCTGCGACGTGTGCGGCCGCCGCTTCGCGCGCAGCGATGAGAAGAAACGGCACAGCAAGGTGCACCTCAAGCAGAAGGCGCGCGCCGAGGAGCGGCTCAAGGGCCTTGGCTTTTATTCGTTGGGCCTCTCCTTCGCAGCCCTGTGA